Proteins from one Desulfonema limicola genomic window:
- a CDS encoding TrkH family potassium uptake protein: MNIGKRILKTHPMTLVLISFLMVIILGAAILMLPVSTISGTITWLDALFTATSAVCVTGLVVVDTGSYFTVFGQCVILALIQVGGLGVMTISVALFQWMGRIVSFRYRMVMQDLFAHTPREDIFGLVKNIILFTIGAELLGAVFLTFHWCSELPFSKALYTGVFHSVSAFCNAGFALYPDSMTGYSSSLLLNGVICSLIVAGGIGFPVLYDLQSWIIKRKNKRVRLLIQTKAVLLTTIFLIISGALMFAFLERQLLGEAQSISHGFLISIFQSITCRTAGFNTVDIASLKDATIALMIFLMFFGASPGSCGGGVKTTTLALLTAFTISRIRKSQRVNMFSKSIPNETVTRGVSLILVSFGIICLVLFMLLAGDSADHSLTGAHGSFLAYLFETVSAFATVGLSMGLTPDLNSWGKCWIIIMMIIGRVGVLTFAYIVVGTGVTNGIEYSEENLMIG, encoded by the coding sequence ATGAATATTGGCAAAAGAATACTCAAGACGCATCCAATGACCCTTGTGCTGATCAGCTTTCTTATGGTCATTATCCTGGGAGCAGCTATACTCATGCTCCCTGTTTCTACAATAAGCGGTACCATAACATGGCTGGATGCCCTTTTTACAGCTACATCTGCTGTCTGCGTAACCGGTCTTGTTGTCGTGGATACCGGGAGCTATTTTACTGTTTTCGGGCAGTGTGTTATTCTCGCTCTTATCCAGGTTGGAGGGCTTGGTGTTATGACCATTTCCGTAGCGCTTTTCCAATGGATGGGCAGAATTGTTTCTTTCCGTTACCGGATGGTTATGCAGGATCTGTTTGCCCATACTCCAAGAGAAGATATCTTCGGGCTGGTAAAAAACATTATACTTTTCACCATTGGAGCAGAATTATTGGGAGCTGTGTTTCTGACTTTTCACTGGTGCAGTGAACTCCCGTTTTCAAAAGCCCTTTATACAGGAGTATTTCATTCAGTTTCAGCCTTCTGCAACGCTGGTTTTGCCCTGTATCCTGACAGCATGACAGGATACAGCAGCAGTCTGCTGCTCAATGGGGTCATATGCAGCTTAATTGTTGCAGGAGGCATTGGATTTCCAGTGCTTTATGATCTTCAATCCTGGATAATCAAAAGAAAAAATAAAAGAGTCAGACTTTTAATCCAGACCAAAGCTGTATTGCTGACAACAATTTTTTTAATAATATCAGGTGCTTTAATGTTTGCATTTCTGGAAAGACAATTATTAGGAGAAGCACAATCCATTTCACATGGCTTCCTGATTTCTATTTTTCAATCCATAACATGCCGTACTGCCGGATTTAATACAGTTGACATTGCTTCATTAAAGGATGCCACCATTGCACTTATGATCTTTCTCATGTTTTTTGGAGCTTCCCCAGGTTCCTGCGGCGGGGGAGTAAAAACCACGACCCTGGCACTTTTGACTGCATTTACAATAAGCAGGATAAGAAAGAGCCAGCGGGTTAATATGTTCAGCAAGAGTATCCCGAATGAAACTGTAACCCGGGGAGTGTCGCTCATTCTTGTATCATTTGGAATAATATGCCTGGTTTTGTTTATGCTTCTTGCAGGTGACTCGGCTGATCATTCATTAACAGGGGCACATGGGTCTTTTCTGGCATATTTATTTGAAACTGTTTCAGCGTTTGCAACTGTAGGTCTTTCAATGGGACTCACACCAGATCTTAATTCATGGGGAAAATGCTGGATTATTATAATGATGATAATAGGAAGGGTCGGCGTATTGACATTTGCATATATTGTTGTTGGAACCGGTGTAACAAATGGAATTGAGTATTCTGAAGAAAATTTAATGATTGGATAG
- a CDS encoding efflux transporter outer membrane subunit, whose protein sequence is MKKIILFLCFFLAGCTLGPDYKKPEMQIPSEFKGNKNWKIAEPRDHLPKGSWWQIFNDPVLNQLEEEAGQANQNLQAAAARVMQARAAAGISESDKYPDINMNPSAVRSRSYVGEGMSNTGNMFTLPFDLSYEIDLWGRVRRSTEASDASAAASQSDFENVRLSLQAEVARNYFQLRALDKEISLVERTTELRTQSLKLVESRFKYGYISRLDLERAKTELAGTKAEAAALRKNRGELENALAVLLGKPASEFSLAPADLDIKTPEISPSLPSELLERRPDVARAERNVAAANARIGVAEAAFFPTIRINGRAGYQSSETSSLLDWDSRIWSLGPNISLPIFTGGSNRANLEKAKAAYDETVANYKQTVLVAFKEAEDGLSGLYHLQDQAKAQEQALESAKNALAISESQYKSGLVSYLEVVDAQRTALQTERASVQISGRQLETTVMLIKALGGGIF, encoded by the coding sequence ATGAAAAAAATTATACTATTTTTATGCTTTTTTTTAGCAGGCTGTACCCTCGGACCTGATTATAAAAAACCGGAAATGCAGATACCTTCCGAATTTAAAGGAAATAAAAACTGGAAGATTGCAGAACCCAGGGATCATCTGCCCAAAGGCAGCTGGTGGCAGATATTTAATGATCCTGTTTTAAATCAGCTTGAAGAAGAAGCAGGACAGGCAAACCAGAATCTCCAGGCTGCTGCTGCCCGTGTTATGCAGGCCCGTGCTGCTGCCGGTATTTCAGAAAGCGATAAATACCCTGATATAAACATGAATCCCTCAGCCGTGCGATCCCGCAGCTATGTGGGAGAAGGAATGTCTAACACTGGAAACATGTTTACCCTGCCTTTTGATCTCAGCTATGAAATTGATCTCTGGGGACGGGTAAGGCGTTCCACAGAAGCTTCTGACGCAAGTGCGGCAGCTTCCCAGTCAGACTTTGAAAATGTCCGGCTTTCCCTCCAGGCAGAGGTAGCCAGAAATTATTTTCAACTGCGCGCCCTGGACAAAGAGATAAGTCTTGTAGAACGTACAACAGAGCTTCGCACCCAATCCTTAAAACTTGTGGAAAGCAGGTTTAAATACGGTTATATAAGCAGGCTTGATCTTGAAAGAGCAAAAACAGAGCTGGCAGGTACAAAAGCAGAAGCAGCAGCATTGAGAAAAAACCGAGGGGAACTGGAAAACGCTCTGGCCGTGCTTCTTGGAAAGCCTGCATCAGAATTTTCCCTTGCCCCGGCTGACCTTGATATAAAAACTCCAGAAATCTCACCCAGCCTGCCTTCAGAACTCCTGGAAAGACGGCCGGACGTTGCCCGTGCAGAACGGAATGTGGCAGCGGCAAATGCACGTATCGGTGTGGCGGAAGCAGCTTTTTTCCCAACCATAAGAATAAACGGGAGAGCAGGCTATCAAAGCAGTGAAACAAGCTCCCTTCTGGACTGGGATTCAAGAATCTGGTCTCTTGGCCCAAATATATCCCTGCCGATTTTCACAGGAGGCAGCAACCGGGCAAACCTTGAAAAAGCAAAAGCCGCATATGATGAAACTGTTGCAAACTACAAACAGACCGTGCTTGTGGCATTTAAAGAAGCAGAAGACGGGCTGTCAGGTCTTTATCATCTCCAGGATCAGGCTAAAGCCCAGGAACAGGCCCTTGAATCAGCAAAAAATGCGCTGGCAATTTCCGAAAGCCAGTATAAATCCGGTCTTGTAAGCTACCTGGAGGTAGTTGATGCCCAGCGCACAGCCTTGCAGACAGAAAGAGCATCTGTTCAGATTTCAGGCCGCCAGCTTGAAACAACTGTAATGCTTATCAAAGCCCTTGGAGGAGGTATTTTTTAA
- a CDS encoding potassium channel family protein produces MKRFAVIGLGNFGFYAAKALFEDGSEVVAIDSDKNRVQAIDPYSTEAVVLDATDKDALKTLGLEDMNAVIVSTGTKISISILICLYLNEIGVKKILAKALDDDHGKILKRVGATEIIHPERDMAVRVSKGLSQPNILDFIPLAEDFDLVQVGPPREFIGKTLMDLNLRAKYNVHIIAIKELVPENFVLVPPADFVIKDSDILMMLGKAVDIKKIKALK; encoded by the coding sequence ATGAAGCGTTTTGCAGTCATAGGACTTGGCAATTTTGGCTTTTATGCAGCCAAGGCATTATTTGAAGACGGGAGCGAGGTTGTTGCAATAGATTCTGATAAAAACAGGGTACAGGCCATTGATCCTTATTCTACTGAAGCAGTTGTACTTGATGCAACAGATAAGGATGCCCTGAAAACCCTGGGACTGGAAGATATGAATGCCGTGATTGTCTCAACAGGAACCAAAATCAGTATCAGTATCCTGATCTGTCTTTATCTAAATGAGATTGGGGTTAAAAAGATTCTTGCCAAAGCTTTGGATGACGACCACGGGAAAATCCTTAAACGGGTCGGGGCAACCGAGATCATCCATCCAGAAAGGGACATGGCAGTGAGGGTTTCCAAAGGTTTGTCCCAGCCCAATATCCTGGATTTTATCCCTTTAGCCGAAGACTTTGACCTTGTACAGGTTGGACCTCCAAGAGAGTTTATTGGAAAAACTCTTATGGATTTGAATCTAAGGGCTAAATATAATGTTCATATTATTGCCATAAAGGAACTGGTTCCTGAAAATTTTGTCCTGGTTCCCCCGGCAGATTTTGTAATAAAAGACAGCGATATCCTGATGATGCTGGGCAAAGCAGTTGATATTAAAAAAATCAAGGCATTAAAGTAA
- a CDS encoding DUF262 domain-containing protein gives MEIDGKYSEDLAADGSFAGVESDDYGHDEQEPFDPEKISIEPKVVAMDAVIRRLIQGSIRLAPAFQRNEVWDIERKSQLIESMMLKIPVPMFYVAANEKGNWDVVDGLQRLTTIKDFVIGREYFKTKNEELRGKGFKLNCLEFWNKFNDHTFSELPEHIVNRILETQFQFTIINPGTPEEVKRNVFKRINTGGMPLTAQEIRHALYQGKSSELLAELVESSEYKKATSKSVKDSRMAGRELILRFLAFSIRDYTQYPKNSDMDAFLSDTMRVINLMPDLPEKELSKIFHTPGMLKLKFTKIDELRDRFTKAMIRAHKLFDTHTFRKSYGTKNRSPINKTLFEVWGNLLADLDDEQFDRLLSQADAFLNQYNPMLDNQDIANMISKHSWKYSGVKDRYEKFSKILKQYV, from the coding sequence ATGGAAATTGATGGAAAATACAGTGAAGATTTGGCAGCAGACGGCAGTTTTGCAGGTGTTGAATCTGATGATTACGGGCATGACGAACAAGAACCATTTGATCCGGAAAAAATTTCAATAGAACCAAAAGTAGTAGCTATGGATGCAGTAATCCGCCGCCTTATCCAGGGTTCTATCCGCCTGGCTCCTGCATTCCAGCGTAATGAAGTCTGGGATATTGAAAGAAAAAGCCAGCTTATCGAATCCATGATGTTAAAAATACCTGTGCCTATGTTTTATGTGGCAGCCAATGAAAAAGGCAATTGGGATGTGGTTGATGGACTTCAGCGCCTGACCACCATCAAAGATTTTGTTATCGGCAGGGAATATTTTAAAACGAAAAACGAAGAATTAAGAGGAAAGGGATTCAAATTAAACTGCCTGGAATTTTGGAACAAATTTAATGATCATACCTTTTCGGAATTACCTGAACATATTGTAAACAGGATACTGGAAACGCAATTTCAATTCACCATTATCAACCCTGGAACACCGGAAGAAGTGAAACGCAATGTTTTTAAACGTATCAACACAGGCGGGATGCCCCTGACAGCCCAGGAGATACGGCATGCACTGTATCAGGGGAAATCATCTGAACTGCTTGCAGAACTGGTGGAGTCATCTGAATATAAAAAAGCAACATCTAAATCTGTAAAAGACAGCCGAATGGCTGGAAGGGAATTAATATTAAGATTCCTTGCTTTTTCTATCCGGGATTATACTCAATATCCAAAAAATTCCGACATGGACGCATTTTTAAGCGATACCATGCGGGTTATAAATCTTATGCCTGATCTGCCGGAAAAAGAGCTTTCAAAAATTTTCCACACCCCAGGAATGCTGAAACTAAAATTTACCAAAATTGATGAACTTAGAGACCGTTTTACAAAAGCAATGATAAGGGCGCATAAACTATTTGACACCCACACGTTCCGCAAATCATATGGAACAAAAAACAGGTCGCCCATAAACAAGACATTGTTTGAAGTATGGGGAAACCTGCTTGCAGACTTAGATGATGAACAGTTCGATAGATTATTGTCCCAGGCAGATGCTTTTCTGAATCAATACAATCCAATGCTGGATAACCAGGATATCGCCAATATGATTTCAAAGCACAGCTGGAAATATTCAGGCGTTAAAGACAGGTATGAAAAATTTTCCAAAATATTAAAACAATATGTTTAA
- a CDS encoding sensor histidine kinase, whose product MTLKKKILTGYGVAFALMGLVVAWSVMNLVSLGKASEAILSENYRSILAAENMVDALERQDSGILLLFLGDSEKGISQFRENEALFLEWLIRARDNITIQGEAELVGEIDVGYSRYRHQFSSLTELNNSAETVLDMSSYQEKVFPVFDRVRQACISLRNLNEETMYSASVKAGKVARHAIWSTIIVASSALIIALGFSLFLAERIARPIRSFMDASRKISSGDYSVQVSVNTKDELGHLANEFNQMASRLRSYSEMNIEQILSEKNKGEAILSSIEDGLVVFDTMLRVTAINPAARNILGLAGAETSSLQCADLIRDTKVCNLIKNIVDKGFGPIIPDEQKIIVFKEKEHSRQYLFSVTAIRGKDSSLSGIVLLLRDVTRLKEVEKLKSEFVMAASHELRTPLTSLGMSVDLLLEHAAQDLSENDRELLQAAHEEVHRMKALVNDLLDLSKIEGGRIEMEFENVQTSTLFDHVLTLFKNQADMKEVRLTSDIKGKLPKVRADANKITWVLTNLISNALRYVKKGGHIHLAAVIIGQHIHLSVSDDGPGIPQEYHSRIFQKFIQVKGREPGGTGLGLAICKEIVRAHGGTIWVESSPGRGSNFTFTLPSGQ is encoded by the coding sequence ATGACATTGAAAAAGAAAATACTCACTGGATACGGTGTTGCCTTTGCACTTATGGGCCTTGTGGTTGCCTGGTCGGTTATGAACCTTGTTTCTCTCGGCAAGGCTAGCGAAGCTATTTTAAGTGAAAACTATCGAAGCATTCTTGCTGCTGAAAACATGGTAGATGCATTGGAACGCCAGGACAGCGGAATCCTGTTGCTTTTCCTGGGAGATTCGGAAAAAGGAATCTCCCAGTTCAGGGAAAACGAGGCCCTGTTTCTTGAGTGGCTGATTCGTGCCAGGGACAATATCACCATCCAGGGCGAGGCTGAACTTGTTGGAGAAATTGATGTTGGTTATTCCAGGTACAGGCACCAGTTTTCATCACTGACTGAATTAAATAATTCTGCTGAAACTGTTTTAGATATGTCTTCCTACCAGGAAAAGGTTTTTCCTGTGTTTGACAGGGTTCGCCAGGCATGTATCAGCCTGCGCAACCTGAATGAAGAAACCATGTATTCAGCCAGTGTCAAGGCCGGCAAGGTAGCCAGGCACGCCATCTGGTCAACAATAATCGTGGCATCTTCGGCCTTGATTATCGCCTTGGGATTCAGCCTGTTTCTTGCTGAACGTATTGCCAGGCCGATCCGCAGTTTTATGGATGCATCCAGGAAAATATCTTCTGGAGATTATAGTGTCCAGGTGAGTGTCAATACCAAAGACGAACTTGGACATCTTGCAAATGAATTTAACCAGATGGCTTCCAGGCTCCGCTCTTACAGCGAGATGAATATTGAGCAGATACTTTCCGAGAAAAATAAGGGAGAGGCTATTCTTTCCAGTATTGAAGACGGCCTGGTGGTTTTTGATACAATGCTCAGGGTAACTGCCATTAACCCGGCTGCACGTAATATCCTGGGTCTGGCCGGAGCTGAAACATCCTCCCTGCAGTGTGCAGACCTAATCCGGGATACAAAGGTTTGTAATCTGATTAAAAATATTGTTGATAAGGGCTTTGGCCCTATTATTCCTGATGAACAAAAAATCATTGTTTTTAAGGAAAAAGAGCATTCCAGGCAATACCTGTTTTCTGTTACAGCCATCAGGGGAAAAGACAGCAGTCTTTCAGGTATTGTACTCCTGCTCAGGGATGTTACACGTCTCAAGGAGGTTGAAAAGCTAAAGAGTGAATTTGTAATGGCTGCTTCCCATGAACTGAGAACACCCCTGACCAGCCTGGGAATGAGCGTTGACCTTCTCCTGGAACACGCGGCACAGGATTTGTCTGAAAATGACCGCGAACTTCTCCAGGCAGCCCATGAGGAGGTTCACAGGATGAAGGCTCTTGTCAATGATTTGCTGGATCTTTCCAAGATCGAGGGGGGCAGGATTGAAATGGAGTTTGAAAATGTTCAGACTTCAACTCTTTTTGACCATGTGCTGACACTTTTCAAAAACCAGGCAGACATGAAAGAGGTTAGATTAACATCAGATATTAAAGGCAAACTGCCAAAGGTTCGGGCAGATGCCAACAAGATTACCTGGGTTCTGACCAACCTGATCTCCAATGCACTCAGGTATGTAAAAAAAGGCGGTCATATTCATCTTGCGGCAGTGATAATCGGCCAGCACATTCATTTATCCGTGAGTGATGACGGGCCTGGAATTCCCCAGGAATATCATTCAAGGATCTTCCAGAAATTTATCCAGGTAAAAGGCAGGGAACCAGGGGGAACAGGTCTTGGCCTTGCTATCTGCAAAGAAATTGTACGTGCCCACGGCGGTACAATCTGGGTGGAATCTTCACCAGGCCGGGGAAGTAACTTTACCTTTACTTTGCCGTCAGGGCAATAG
- a CDS encoding sigma-54-dependent transcriptional regulator: MDKENKATVLNILIVDDEANIRKTLSYCLAAEGHMVIAVSNPEDAVEEARRRSFDMAFVDLKLGDEDGMELIPVLLSDSSWIKIVVITAHASIETAVEAIKLGAADYIAKPFTPDQVKLITRRMGKIRELETEIVSLRENIQQIGPENSLVTKNPGMQRIIETLKKAAVSDAIILLQGESGTGKSIFARAVHNWSLRAAKPMAVVACPSVPSELLESEMFGHARGAFTGAVRDNPGRIAACEGGTLLLDEIGDMAPGVQAKLLRFIQDREYERLGESILRRADVRIIAATNADLEKKAADGSFREDLFYRLNVISLTIPPLRQRPEDILPLAEGFLAYFSRVNHRMPLSFTDQTKESLVNHSWPGNVRELRNAVERAVILGNGDKISMNDLPGNIIPAVKTPAIGDKVSLAAIEELHIRRLMASTSSLQEAADILGIDQTTLWRRRKTYGI, from the coding sequence ATGGACAAGGAAAATAAAGCGACTGTCCTTAATATTCTTATTGTGGATGATGAGGCCAATATCCGCAAAACCCTTTCCTATTGTCTGGCAGCAGAAGGCCATATGGTTATTGCTGTCAGCAATCCGGAAGATGCAGTTGAGGAGGCAAGACGGCGCTCCTTTGACATGGCTTTTGTTGATCTCAAACTGGGTGATGAAGACGGCATGGAATTGATCCCGGTTCTTTTGTCTGATTCATCATGGATCAAGATTGTTGTCATTACAGCACATGCTTCAATTGAAACTGCCGTGGAAGCCATAAAACTGGGAGCAGCAGACTATATTGCAAAACCTTTTACTCCGGATCAGGTTAAGCTTATTACCCGCAGGATGGGAAAAATCAGGGAACTGGAAACAGAGATTGTCTCACTAAGGGAAAACATCCAGCAGATCGGCCCTGAAAACAGCCTGGTTACAAAAAATCCAGGTATGCAGAGAATTATTGAAACATTAAAAAAAGCTGCTGTTTCTGATGCAATTATCCTGCTCCAGGGAGAAAGCGGAACCGGAAAATCAATTTTTGCAAGGGCTGTTCACAACTGGAGTTTAAGGGCAGCCAAACCTATGGCTGTGGTAGCTTGTCCCTCGGTACCCTCGGAACTTCTTGAAAGCGAGATGTTTGGTCATGCCAGGGGAGCGTTTACAGGAGCGGTGCGGGATAATCCAGGACGGATCGCTGCCTGTGAGGGAGGCACTCTTTTACTGGATGAGATCGGGGATATGGCTCCCGGGGTACAGGCAAAACTGCTCAGGTTCATCCAGGACAGGGAATATGAAAGGCTTGGAGAATCAATCCTACGCAGGGCAGACGTGCGGATTATTGCGGCAACCAACGCTGATCTTGAAAAAAAGGCAGCAGACGGGAGTTTTCGGGAAGACCTGTTTTACAGGCTCAATGTAATCAGCCTGACAATTCCTCCTCTCAGGCAGCGGCCTGAAGACATCCTCCCCCTTGCAGAGGGCTTTCTCGCATATTTCTCCAGGGTCAATCACAGGATGCCCCTTAGTTTTACAGATCAAACAAAAGAATCACTGGTCAATCATTCCTGGCCCGGCAATGTCCGGGAACTGCGCAATGCTGTTGAACGGGCTGTAATCCTGGGAAACGGTGATAAAATCAGCATGAACGATCTGCCCGGCAATATTATTCCTGCTGTTAAAACCCCTGCCATTGGCGACAAAGTATCCCTGGCAGCAATTGAAGAACTGCATATCAGGAGACTCATGGCATCCACATCTTCGCTCCAGGAAGCAGCCGACATCCTGGGAATAGATCAGACAACCCTTTGGCGCAGGAGAAAAACCTATGGAATCTGA
- a CDS encoding glycyl-radical enzyme activating protein, with protein sequence MVYFIKPGIKMMQKNGIIFNIKKYAIHDGPGIRSTVFLQGCPLSCWWCHNPEGRAFGKTNVMSRQVSVSEVIAEVEKDVIFYDESGGGVTFSGGEPLSQAHFLYEMLTQCCKKEIHTTIDTSGYAPLESISKIAEITGLFLYDLKIMDSKDHIKYTGVSNELILENLKIIHNMGKNIIIRFPVIPEITDTYENISQILEFISSLKNIKEVSLLPFHNIAQGKYWKLKKEDKMKKTPPPDISRLIKIKQRFELQGFSVTIGG encoded by the coding sequence ATGGTTTACTTTATAAAGCCTGGAATAAAGATGATGCAGAAAAACGGAATTATATTTAACATAAAAAAATATGCAATACATGACGGCCCTGGAATACGTTCAACAGTTTTCTTGCAGGGATGCCCTCTTTCCTGCTGGTGGTGCCACAATCCTGAAGGCCGGGCTTTTGGCAAAACAAACGTAATGAGCAGGCAGGTTTCTGTGTCTGAGGTAATTGCAGAGGTTGAAAAGGATGTAATTTTTTATGATGAGTCAGGAGGCGGAGTAACATTTTCAGGAGGCGAGCCGCTTTCCCAGGCACATTTTTTATATGAAATGCTTACACAATGCTGTAAAAAAGAGATACACACAACAATTGATACATCGGGTTACGCTCCTCTGGAAAGCATAAGCAAAATTGCGGAAATAACCGGTCTTTTTCTCTATGATCTTAAAATTATGGATTCAAAAGACCATATAAAATATACCGGGGTGTCCAATGAATTAATCCTTGAAAATCTAAAGATAATCCATAATATGGGAAAAAATATTATAATCCGGTTTCCTGTTATACCAGAGATTACAGATACCTATGAAAATATCAGCCAGATACTTGAATTTATTTCAAGTTTAAAGAATATTAAAGAGGTTTCCCTGCTGCCTTTTCATAATATCGCCCAGGGAAAATATTGGAAACTGAAAAAAGAAGATAAAATGAAAAAAACCCCGCCTCCTGATATATCCCGCCTGATAAAGATAAAACAAAGATTTGAATTGCAGGGATTTTCTGTTACTATTGGAGGGTAA
- a CDS encoding type II toxin-antitoxin system RelE/ParE family toxin, producing the protein MEHAVCFNTLSFPALDRQSAYKLMLEACYGMLELNTGNDRFALYFDDRNKKIYECLLAEHYTYNDFLNDLETNQHIDLLYVLEEAEDKSPALEYLSSDEFDELASFQFYLPDAGFNEDMYILGIAWLIDGILLSLLTHERWGKTKTAIARWDDVENREDRYYINNISGIENGIEIFNTIKSLSELKLDNICPQCTFTEPFRAWFSELNENNQHRVYKKIQLAAQRYFSGGEPLFKTLESGDGIRELRFSAYPGGAIRILFAALPEDKKAILLGFIKKSDNEGYKENIDRAKSLLMNIFR; encoded by the coding sequence GTGGAACATGCTGTCTGCTTTAATACTCTCAGTTTTCCAGCCCTTGATAGACAATCAGCTTATAAGCTGATGCTTGAAGCATGTTATGGAATGCTTGAATTAAATACTGGAAATGACCGATTTGCCCTGTATTTTGATGACAGGAATAAAAAAATCTACGAATGCCTGCTTGCTGAACATTACACATACAATGATTTTTTAAATGATCTTGAAACCAATCAGCATATTGATCTCCTTTATGTCCTGGAAGAAGCAGAAGATAAAAGCCCTGCTTTAGAGTATTTAAGTTCAGACGAGTTTGATGAACTGGCTTCTTTTCAATTTTATCTGCCTGATGCCGGATTTAATGAAGATATGTACATCCTGGGTATTGCATGGCTGATAGACGGTATTCTTTTAAGTCTATTAACCCATGAACGATGGGGAAAAACCAAAACAGCGATAGCCCGCTGGGATGATGTTGAAAACAGGGAAGACAGGTATTATATCAATAATATTTCAGGAATAGAAAACGGTATTGAAATCTTCAATACTATAAAATCCCTGTCTGAACTTAAACTTGACAATATCTGCCCTCAATGCACTTTTACTGAACCATTCAGGGCATGGTTCAGTGAACTGAATGAAAACAACCAGCATCGTGTTTATAAAAAAATCCAATTAGCAGCTCAAAGGTATTTTTCAGGAGGTGAACCATTATTTAAAACATTAGAAAGCGGGGACGGAATTCGTGAATTGAGATTTTCCGCTTATCCAGGCGGGGCAATACGCATATTGTTTGCCGCCCTGCCGGAAGATAAAAAAGCAATTCTCCTGGGATTTATCAAAAAAAGCGATAATGAAGGTTATAAAGAAAATATTGACCGTGCCAAATCTCTTTTGATGAATATTTTTAGGTAA
- a CDS encoding AAA family ATPase yields the protein MIEKIKLSNFKSFSDFQIPLSNLTLLSGLNNSGKSSLIQAVRMVSNWSQTGDPTLPEHGSLEEMRNINASKKASIDITIEIPGKPVHMKINFSDNNKPIIEPFNESLDTFPLICYLSAERWGPRVYLPAYKYMKELFHVGEHGEYVVDFLARHELDIINSKLKHPKAEGDTLEWNVRAWLTEVAPGVDFRHSIEQKRDSSYATINGFRPPNTGFGLSYTLPVIVSLLGMTSDWNNKDDEQKKKKRGVLILLENPEAHLHPKGQTVIGELIAKAASTGIQIIVETHSEHVIDGIRLAVKNEILSNEKTVFHYFKTQRIIKDKISQYETVVETPKIHQNGRLDFWPEGFFDQMLINRAKLAGRR from the coding sequence ATGATAGAAAAAATAAAACTGTCTAATTTTAAATCATTTTCCGATTTTCAGATACCATTATCAAATTTAACACTTTTATCTGGTCTGAATAATTCAGGCAAAAGTTCTTTGATTCAAGCTGTCAGAATGGTAAGCAACTGGAGCCAAACTGGTGATCCCACCCTGCCGGAACACGGCTCCCTGGAAGAAATGAGAAATATCAATGCATCCAAAAAAGCTTCTATTGATATTACAATAGAAATACCAGGGAAGCCTGTTCATATGAAAATCAATTTTTCAGATAATAATAAACCCATAATAGAACCATTTAATGAATCTTTGGACACATTTCCTTTGATTTGCTATTTGAGCGCAGAACGTTGGGGTCCAAGGGTATATCTGCCTGCATATAAATATATGAAAGAATTGTTTCATGTTGGTGAACACGGAGAATATGTGGTTGATTTTTTAGCCAGGCATGAACTTGATATTATAAATTCCAAACTCAAGCACCCAAAAGCTGAAGGAGATACATTGGAATGGAATGTTCGGGCATGGCTTACGGAAGTAGCCCCTGGAGTTGATTTTAGACATTCAATAGAACAAAAAAGGGATAGTTCATACGCTACGATAAACGGATTCAGACCTCCAAATACAGGATTTGGATTAAGCTACACCCTTCCGGTAATTGTCAGTCTGCTTGGAATGACGTCAGACTGGAACAACAAAGATGATGAGCAGAAGAAAAAAAAACGCGGTGTTCTGATACTGCTGGAAAATCCAGAGGCACATCTTCATCCCAAAGGACAAACTGTTATTGGAGAATTGATTGCAAAAGCTGCGTCAACCGGCATTCAGATTATTGTTGAAACACATAGCGAACATGTAATAGATGGTATTCGTCTGGCTGTTAAAAATGAAATTCTCTCCAATGAAAAAACCGTTTTCCACTACTTTAAAACCCAGCGGATTATTAAAGATAAAATCAGTCAATACGAAACTGTTGTGGAAACGCCTAAAATACACCAAAACGGCAGACTGGATTTTTGGCCCGAAGGTTTTTTTGATCAGATGCTCATAAATAGAGCAAAACTGGCTGGACGGAGGTAG